In Streptomyces chartreusis, the following proteins share a genomic window:
- a CDS encoding DUF4177 domain-containing protein translates to MTKWEYATVPLLVHATKQILDTWGEDGWELVQVVPGPNNPEQLVAYLKREKA, encoded by the coding sequence ATGACCAAGTGGGAATACGCAACCGTGCCTCTGCTCGTCCACGCCACGAAGCAGATTCTGGACACCTGGGGCGAGGACGGCTGGGAGCTCGTCCAGGTCGTGCCCGGACCGAACAACCCCGAGCAGCTCGTGGCCTACCTGAAGCGGGAGAAGGCGTGA